In Haliscomenobacter hydrossis DSM 1100, the DNA window GGATCTGGGGAATTGTTGACGATAAAGGCCGTGATTGGATGCCTGTAAACATGCCATTTGAAATCATGAAAGACGGCCTGATTGTAGAGGTAGAAGCCCAAAAAGTATCTGATTTTATGTCCGGAGCGATGTGGGGTACCCCCATTGAGATTTCAAATTTCCAGATTTTGCCATCGTAATTAAAAGTGGATTTACTTCTCTTTACTCGGGCAAAAAGACTTATTTTTCCGCCCGTTTATTAATTGCTAGCAAACCAAAAAGCAATGCCGAATATTTCGCAACGGGCGTTGGACGTCCCGTTATCACCCATCCGCAAGCTTGCAAGTTTTGCGGATCGTGCCAAGGCCAAAGGGCGGCACGTGTTCCACCTCAACATTGGTCAGCCGGATATTGCAACTCCACAGGCGGCCATGGCGCGTATGCGTCAGGTGGACATTAAGGTACTGGAATACAGCCCGACAGAGGGTTGGGCGAGCACTCGAGCGGCATTTGCGGCGGCCATGCGCAAATTTGGCGTCAACATCAGCAAAGAGGAAGTGATGGTAACTACCGGAGCCTCGGAAGGCAACCAGTTGTTGTTTTTTTCCTGCTTTGACAAAGGAGACGAGGTCATTATTCCAGAACCATTTTACGCCAATTACAACGGCTTCGCACAAATTGCCGATGTGGTGGTTCGGCCAGTGACCAGTACCATTGAAACGGGCTTTGCGATGCCCCAAATACAGGATTTTGAACGGGTCATCAACAACCGTACCCGGGCTATTTTCCTCAACAATCCGAGCAACCCTACGGGCGCATTTTACCCCCGTGAGCTGATCGAACAATTGGCTCTCCTGGTCAAACAATACGACCTGTACCTGATTGTGGACGAGGTTTACCGCGACTTTTGTTATGATGGGCAGGAGTTCTTTTCCGTACTCCGTTTGGAAGGATTGGAAGACAATGTCATTGTCATCGATTCGGTTTCCAAAAAATTTAGCGCTTGTGGTGCGCGGATTGGTACCATCATTACCCGCAATCAGGACGTCATGGAGGCGGTCAGCAATTATGGCAAGTTGCGCCTCAGTCCGCCGGGATTTGGCCAATTGTTGTCGGAATTTCTGTGTGAACTGGACGACAGCTATATGGACAATGTAAGGGAGGAATATCACCGCCGCCGCGATTTGGTGTACGAGCGACTGACCCACATGCCCGGAGTGGTATCTTACAAACCGGGAGGGGCGTTCTATTGTTTTGCCAAATTTCCGGTTGAAAATGCCGATCATTTCTGCCAGTGGATGCTGGAAGAATTTGAATACAATGGTGCTACGGTCATGCTGGCTCCTGGTGAAGCTTTTTACGCCACACCCGGTCTAGGCATTGATGAAGTGCGCATCGCTTATGTGCTCAATACGACTGCGCTGAACCAGGCAATGGATTGTATCGAGCAAGCACTTGTCGTTTATCCGTACAAGAAGGTACGGGATATGGCGGCGATAGGGTAGTGAAAATCGCCGAAATGGTTGCAGAAATTGAGGATTACTTGATTTTTGCAACCATTTTTAGAACAATTTATAATTATTTTCACCAAAAAAAGAAAACAAAAAGTATAGTGTTTGGGTTTTTATTATCTTTGAGAAAAAATAGAATAGAGCTATGAGTCTATACCTGCAGAAACCTTTTCCAAACACATGTGCTGAGTTTTTTGCTGGAATTGGTTTAATGCGTTTGGGGTTGGAGCAAGCTGGTTGGGAAATCACTTATGCCAATGATATAGATCCAATTAAAGATAAAATTTATCAAAATCACTTTCAAGATCCACAAAATCACTTTCAATTAGGAGATATTCATCAATTAGATGTCAAAGAGATTCCCTATGTAACCTTAGCAACTGCATCATTTCCTTGTACAGATTTATCTTTAGCTGGTCGACGAGAAGGTTTAGTTGGGAAAAATTCGTCCGCATATTGGGGTTTTATTAAGGTATTGAAGGAAATGGGGAACCGTAGGCCTCGATTAATTTTGTTGGAGAATGTTGAAGGTTTTTTAACTTCAAATAAGGGTGAAGATTTCAAAGAAGCACTTCTTGCGTTGAATAGCTTGGGTTATTCTGTGGACGCTTTTGTTATTGATGCTGCGAAATTTGTACCACAAAGCCGAGTTCGTTTATTTGTAGTGGGAAAACTTACTCCGGTAACGCATAATTTGGTAAAGAGCCCACAGCTTTCTTTTTACCAGAGCGAATTGAGAACGCATAGGTTAGCAGATTTTATTTTGAACCACCCTGAAATCAATTGGGATATTAGACAGCTCAGGAACTTGCCAAAAAGGAAGTTTAATTTAGCAGACATAGTTGACCCTACACCTGATAATTCTGCTGAATGGTGGAATGAAGAGCGCGTTATGTATTTGTTAAATCAAACTTTTGACAGGCATCGAGTTATTATTGACTTAGCAACAAAACGAGATGAATATAGTTATTTTACTGCTTTTAGGAGAGTAAGGGATGGTCGTTCTATGGCTGAAATAAGATCTGATGGCATAGCAGGGTGTTTACGAACTCCAAAAGGAGGCAGTGCTCGCCAAATATTGCTCAAAGTAGGAAAGGGACAGGTTAGAGTTCGACTAATCTCCCCACGCGAATGTGCTAAGCTAATGGGAGCAGACGACTATAAAATTTCCTCAACACTTAACGAAGCTTTGTTCGGATTTGGAGATGCGGTCTGTGTGCCCGTCGTTAAATGGATAGCGGAAAATTATCTTAATCCACTTCTAAATGAGTTAAATAACAACAATTCGCACGATAGTCATTATTCAAGCCATGAATATTCAACATTACATTGAAGTATTTGAAGAATGGTACCTTTCTTTGAAAATTGTCAAAGCGAATGCAGGACCAGCTAACGGGACAATTGCTGCTACACTAATACTTTTAGAGAGACTTAAAGAGGGCTATGATCTTAATTTTGATGCTCATGTTGCTCCTGGAGGTGCTCAAATCAGAGGTGCCAGTGGAACTGCAGTAGCTAACATCTTGAAAAGATTTGAAGAAAATAGACCTTTTGCAAAAGAAGGTGGTAGAACAAACAGAGGAGGGCAGGGAGACATAAAACCTTTATTCAAATCACTTGAATTGCTCAAACTTGAGGAGCTTTCTGATCCAAGACGCAATCAGGTACTCACATTGTTTCAACAATATTTGGTAGATAGAGTACGTGATTTTCACAACAGGCAAAAAATAAAATTGGTGTTTGATCCAAAACTTTCTACTTGGCAGATTCTACACAATTTACTTCAAGCGGCAAAGGAAGAGGGGAAAGCAGGGTTTGTAGCACAACATTTAGTAGGTGCAAAATTGCAGCTCAGATTCCCCGAAATTGTAATTTCTAACGAATCAGCCAGTACAGCGGATAGACCAACCAATCGGCAGGGTGATTTTTTAGTGGGCAATACAATTTTTCATATAACTGTTGCTCCAATGCAAGCAGTTTTTGAAAAATGCCAAGATAATCTAACTCAAGGTATGAAGGTATATTTGCTTGTGCCTGATGCTAAACTTGCAGCAGCTAGACAAATGGGAGAACAATTTTGTTCTGGTCAGATCGCTGTGGAATCTTTAGAATCATTTTTATCCCAAAATATTGACGAAATTAGCATCTTTTCGAGTAAAAAACTTGGTGCTAATCTTGCCAATTTAGTTAAAATTTATAATGAGCGAGTTGATAAAGTTGAAGTTGATAAATCTTTGATGATTGAATTGCCGGCCAATTTGGTGAAAGAAAATCTCTAGTTTTGGGATACACATTTTCAACAGCAAAATACCAACTCCGCCTTTCCCCCCAATTCTCCCCATACCACCGCATTCTGCTCAAAACGTTTTCCCCAATCCACCGCCACTGCAAGAGAAACCCCCGGTACCCATAGACTTTGCTCCGGAGGCCATTCTTCATCTGTTCCAATGCCCTCTCCGGGAAAATAGGATAACCCGGTATTGTGCACTTCGGCCAATAACCTGGTTTGTTTCGTGATATTCTCCTCAATGCTCAGGATCTGTGAGCGTGGATTCCAGGCCGTGATGAAGACCCAATTTTGCAAACCCATTTCCAGCAAGTATTGATCCAGTACAGGGTGCTTTCGCCCGATAAAAATATCCGTGCATTCATCTGTTCCCTGGTAGACCCGGTAAGTGCTACTTAAATAGGCTTGTAACAAGCGCTCATCGATCGGAATGGAAGAATTATCCATCAATTGTGCAATTAGAGGTACAAAGTAATTACCTTTGCTGCGATTTTTTGACACCTCATTTTTAAAACCGAGATAATCAGTTCTCGAAGGTTTTTGTCATCTGTACGTTTGAAACATGGATAGAAATAACATCATCGGGATAGCCCTGATTTTCATTCTCTTCTTGGCATGGCAATATTTCCTTGCACCCTCTAAAACGCAAATTGCTGCGCAACAGCGGGCCCAGGATTCCATTGCCAGGGTAGAAAGATTACGTGACAGCCTTGCCATCGTAAAGAAGCAAGAAGCGAGAGAGAAGATCAAAGCTGCTGCCGAAGTGCCGGACTCAGTACGCACCCAAATGTTGGGAGGACAATACGGGCCATTTGCTAACGCAGCGGTTGGTAAGGAAGAAACAACGGTTCTGGAAAATGATCTCATCAAAGTTACCTTCAGCAATAAAGGTGGCAAGATTCAGGATGTGTTGGTGAAAAAATATTTCAAGATGGTACAGGGGGAAGATCGTAAAGACCGAAAAATCCCGCTGCACCTGTTGGATGATGTAAAAAACCGCTTTGAATACACCCTGCCTGTAAAAGGATTGCGCAACGGCGTCAATACTGCTGACCTTTACTTTGAAGTAAACAATACGGGCAACTCGGTTACCTTCCGGGCCGATGCGGGCAATGGGCAATATTTTGCCCAGACGTATTCCTTGCCTTCCAATACCTACAAACTGGATTATCGCCTGGAGTTTGAAGGAATGGATCAGGTCTTTGAAGCCAGCGCCAAAAACATCACCTTGAAATGGGTGAACTACCTGGATAAGATTGAAAAGGCCACGCAGTACGAGCGCCAATATTCTTCGCTCAACTTCAAAGCCATCGATGAAAATTCCGGTCGCTGTTCTCCCACCCGGGAATATTCAGAAAAAGATGCGGAAGGAGCGCCCATTCAATGGGTTGCCAATACCAATCAGTTTTTCAACAGTTCTTTATTGTCTGAAAAGGGATTTACCAGCGCCAAAATGGCCAGTAAAAACCTACCGGAAGAAAACGAGGATTTAAAAGAATTGAAAAGCGAGATTCAGGTGCCGTTTAAGGGTGAAAGCTCCGAGCAATTTGCCATGCATTTTTACATTGGCCCCAATGAGTTTGACCGCTTGCACAAAATGGGGTACAGCCTGTCTGACGTTGTCCCGTTTGGTCAAAACATCATGGGAACCATCAACCGTTGGGTGATTCGGCCACTTTTCAGTTTCTTGACCTGGCTCATCAGTAGTAAGGGCATCGTCATTTTGATGTTAACCTTTATGGTTAAACTGCTTTTGTTCCCGTTGACCTACCGCATGATCTATTCTCAGTCCAAAATGACTGCCCTGAAACCAGAGATTGAACGTTTGAAGGAGCGGTATGGCGATGACCAGCAAAAAGTACAGATGGAAACGATGAGCATGTACCGCGAGTTTGGGGTCAACCCTTTGGGTGCTTGTTTCCCGATGCTGTTGCAATTGCCCATTTGGTTTGCACTTTACCGATTCTTTCCGGCATCTATTGAGTTCCGGCAAGCCAGTTTCCTTTGGGCCACGGACTTGTCGTCTTACGATGAATTTTTCCAGTTGCCTTTCAACATTCCTTTTGGATTTGGCGAGCACATCAGCCTTTTTGCTTTGCTGTGGGTGCTTTCAACCTTGTTGTACACCTGGTACAACTCCAAAAATATGGACTTTTCGGCAAACCCATCCATGCTGTACATGCAGTACATCATGCCTGTACTGTTTATGGGTTTCTTCAATAGTTCAGCATCGGGTTTGTCAGCCTACATGTTATTCAGTAACTTGCTGAACATCGGACAAACTCTGGCCACCAAGTACTTTCTCATTGACGAGAAAAAACTAAAGCTCAAGATGGATGACTACCGCAAAAAACCAAAGAAAAAAGCAGGCTTTGGTGCCCGGATGGAAACCATGCTAAAAGAACAACAACGTTTGGCCGAAGAAAAATCCAAACAGGCCAAACAACCGCAACCCAAACGCAAATAATCGAATCCTCAGCTGAATCGTGGAGTTTGCTTCACGATTCAGTTCTTAGTCGTATAAAAAAATCGCAATATGTTACTTTTACAAGCCGCAACGGGAGCATCAGGAGCAGGGTACATCAATCTCTTGTTCATTGGCGCGATGTTTTTAATTATGTACTTGTTCATGATTCGTCCTCAGGCGAAAAAACAGCGTGAACAAGTAGCATTTGCCAAAAGCCTTACTAAAAACGATGAAGTCGTGACCAACAGTGGCCTTTTGGGACGGATCAGCAAAATAGAGGACGATATCATTACCCTGGAAGTTGGTACCAAGGTGTACGTTCGTGTTTTGCGCAATGCCATTTCAAAAGACTTGACAGATTCGGTTTATGGAGCAGGTAAAAAATCGCCGGTGGTTACCCAAGAATAAATTTCTGCCGCGTGCGCGGGAGGACAGGGCTATTCTAATGCTATGCATTGGAATAGCCTTCATTTTTTGGATTGGAGTGCGCATGTCTCAACCGTATATTTCTACCAAAAAAATTGAACTCCATTTTTTGATCCCGCCTAATCAGGCCTTTCGTAAGGCCCCGCCTGGCAACATGAGCATCCAAATCAAGGGAACTGGCTGGGATATTTTATATGACCACCTGCGCCGGTCCAGGATTCACCTTACCTATGATCTCACTCAACGCAACAGCATTCATTTGGACGAAAAAAGATTACTCAATGACATCCGCAATCGACTTTTTGCTGATGACTTGAGTTTTTACAACCTTTCACATGATGATATTCACCTGAGCCTTGAGCCCAGGATGAACAAATGGGTGCCGATTCGGCCTGTTCCTGATTTGAGTTACCAGGCTGGGCATTATTTATCCGGCAACTTAAAAATTGAACCTGACAGTGTACAAATCTCTGGCCCTCAGTCCGTCGTAGCTCCCATTTACGAATGGCCCACGGCTACACTTTCGCTAAAGGATTTAAAAAACAAATACGAAGGAGAACTCGCACTCAAAACAGCACCAGCAGCACTTAGCCTTTATCCAACTTGGGTAAAAGTCAGTGTCCCCGTAGAACAGGTAACCGAAAAAACCTTGTTCGTGAAAATTCAGGTGAAAAATGCGACCCAACAATACCGTTTATTTCCCAGTCAGGTTCGACTCATTTGTAATGTGGGATTGAGCCAGTTTAACACCCTCTCCTCCAATGACTTTAAGGCTGAAGTAGATTTGTCCAATGAGGCCTTACAAGATGGGAATACAGTACCCGTAACGGTAAGTTTACAACCAACCATTGTCACCAATGTACGCTTTGCACCAAAAGTAGTGGAGTATTATGCGGTAAAAAAGGAGATTAATTGAGCCGCCCCTGATCCTTTTGCAACTCTTGCAAAAGTTCAACTTCTATATCTATACTTTCTTCAACCACTTCGATAACTACCTCAT includes these proteins:
- a CDS encoding DUF3293 domain-containing protein; translated protein: MDNSSIPIDERLLQAYLSSTYRVYQGTDECTDIFIGRKHPVLDQYLLEMGLQNWVFITAWNPRSQILSIEENITKQTRLLAEVHNTGLSYFPGEGIGTDEEWPPEQSLWVPGVSLAVAVDWGKRFEQNAVVWGELGGKAELVFCC
- a CDS encoding DUF4928 family protein gives rise to the protein MNIQHYIEVFEEWYLSLKIVKANAGPANGTIAATLILLERLKEGYDLNFDAHVAPGGAQIRGASGTAVANILKRFEENRPFAKEGGRTNRGGQGDIKPLFKSLELLKLEELSDPRRNQVLTLFQQYLVDRVRDFHNRQKIKLVFDPKLSTWQILHNLLQAAKEEGKAGFVAQHLVGAKLQLRFPEIVISNESASTADRPTNRQGDFLVGNTIFHITVAPMQAVFEKCQDNLTQGMKVYLLVPDAKLAAARQMGEQFCSGQIAVESLESFLSQNIDEISIFSSKKLGANLANLVKIYNERVDKVEVDKSLMIELPANLVKENL
- a CDS encoding DNA cytosine methyltransferase — its product is MSLYLQKPFPNTCAEFFAGIGLMRLGLEQAGWEITYANDIDPIKDKIYQNHFQDPQNHFQLGDIHQLDVKEIPYVTLATASFPCTDLSLAGRREGLVGKNSSAYWGFIKVLKEMGNRRPRLILLENVEGFLTSNKGEDFKEALLALNSLGYSVDAFVIDAAKFVPQSRVRLFVVGKLTPVTHNLVKSPQLSFYQSELRTHRLADFILNHPEINWDIRQLRNLPKRKFNLADIVDPTPDNSAEWWNEERVMYLLNQTFDRHRVIIDLATKRDEYSYFTAFRRVRDGRSMAEIRSDGIAGCLRTPKGGSARQILLKVGKGQVRVRLISPRECAKLMGADDYKISSTLNEALFGFGDAVCVPVVKWIAENYLNPLLNELNNNNSHDSHYSSHEYSTLH
- the yajC gene encoding preprotein translocase subunit YajC; translation: MLLLQAATGASGAGYINLLFIGAMFLIMYLFMIRPQAKKQREQVAFAKSLTKNDEVVTNSGLLGRISKIEDDIITLEVGTKVYVRVLRNAISKDLTDSVYGAGKKSPVVTQE
- a CDS encoding pyridoxal phosphate-dependent aminotransferase gives rise to the protein MPNISQRALDVPLSPIRKLASFADRAKAKGRHVFHLNIGQPDIATPQAAMARMRQVDIKVLEYSPTEGWASTRAAFAAAMRKFGVNISKEEVMVTTGASEGNQLLFFSCFDKGDEVIIPEPFYANYNGFAQIADVVVRPVTSTIETGFAMPQIQDFERVINNRTRAIFLNNPSNPTGAFYPRELIEQLALLVKQYDLYLIVDEVYRDFCYDGQEFFSVLRLEGLEDNVIVIDSVSKKFSACGARIGTIITRNQDVMEAVSNYGKLRLSPPGFGQLLSEFLCELDDSYMDNVREEYHRRRDLVYERLTHMPGVVSYKPGGAFYCFAKFPVENADHFCQWMLEEFEYNGATVMLAPGEAFYATPGLGIDEVRIAYVLNTTALNQAMDCIEQALVVYPYKKVRDMAAIG
- the yidC gene encoding membrane protein insertase YidC codes for the protein MDRNNIIGIALIFILFLAWQYFLAPSKTQIAAQQRAQDSIARVERLRDSLAIVKKQEAREKIKAAAEVPDSVRTQMLGGQYGPFANAAVGKEETTVLENDLIKVTFSNKGGKIQDVLVKKYFKMVQGEDRKDRKIPLHLLDDVKNRFEYTLPVKGLRNGVNTADLYFEVNNTGNSVTFRADAGNGQYFAQTYSLPSNTYKLDYRLEFEGMDQVFEASAKNITLKWVNYLDKIEKATQYERQYSSLNFKAIDENSGRCSPTREYSEKDAEGAPIQWVANTNQFFNSSLLSEKGFTSAKMASKNLPEENEDLKELKSEIQVPFKGESSEQFAMHFYIGPNEFDRLHKMGYSLSDVVPFGQNIMGTINRWVIRPLFSFLTWLISSKGIVILMLTFMVKLLLFPLTYRMIYSQSKMTALKPEIERLKERYGDDQQKVQMETMSMYREFGVNPLGACFPMLLQLPIWFALYRFFPASIEFRQASFLWATDLSSYDEFFQLPFNIPFGFGEHISLFALLWVLSTLLYTWYNSKNMDFSANPSMLYMQYIMPVLFMGFFNSSASGLSAYMLFSNLLNIGQTLATKYFLIDEKKLKLKMDDYRKKPKKKAGFGARMETMLKEQQRLAEEKSKQAKQPQPKRK